One window of the Pyrinomonadaceae bacterium genome contains the following:
- a CDS encoding cytochrome P460 family protein, which produces MTPRTILKVAILTFLLIGTLALTLTSDAQQYDQTAPCDIAFPLPRPSEVGAKAFQKTLYAFLEKRCYQKWVNDREIRNTGPFIAGKSFGTHNAVKIFYSPEAWDWLKKRNREGEIADGAVIVKEMFRDPAKQDAKLRGWTVMVKDRKASFDGWYWSYHAPGYTPDNPAIDYPDSGFGLYCLRCHASAAKESTFIDLRNVEHDPITFRIASPPPLPGAVFQDPKNEHQQMAETSPFAVGQFAKPRESPDPNFLKLFAGLPIVSSKSVKSFPGEALDHVIPEAGGPKGFLTSSQCLGCHGASPENMALQYGAYGNKPVNLSQYTEWRASLMGLSGRDPIFHAQLESEKTLYPSQASFFDNTCYRCHGVMGQRQVESDKGKPFAHDMVYALPDEPDGKYGALARDGVSCSACHRISKDDLGKPETFTGKFKLDPPDVTNGPYEKPTELPMKNALGITPRETPHIKTSALCGSCHTVILPVFDKNGRQVKDKNGKPKEFHEQMTYPEWQNSVYQNEREPIDRAQAKTCQDCHMPTKLRDLDLSFRIANIEDETYPFTDGRAPNKDITLQVRPKYARHTLVALNQFGQMMFQQFPDILGIRTSDYMFAQGALGLITAQRSSTEMAREQTAKISVTSLKQADQFIEAQVRVENLAGHSLPSGVAFRRAFLTFEALDEKGNVVWASGRTNSVGGIVKGTSEEVLPTEFFFDPATRKQVWQPHHQTISNESQAQIYEEIVADPEGKITTSFVGLDHALKNNRFLPKGWRTDGPLAEFTAPHGDAEHDPDYNGKSGATGADNLTYRIPLNERTRAIVVVRVTLNYQAIPPYYLKQRFETGRGPETQRLAYLASHLTVEGTPVEGWKLPLVCATRGIRDASSAACP; this is translated from the coding sequence ATGACCCCCCGCACCATTCTTAAAGTTGCGATCCTGACGTTTCTACTGATCGGCACGCTCGCGTTGACCCTGACGAGCGATGCTCAACAGTACGATCAGACTGCCCCGTGCGACATCGCTTTTCCATTGCCGCGTCCGAGCGAAGTCGGCGCGAAGGCTTTCCAGAAGACACTCTACGCATTTCTTGAAAAGCGTTGTTATCAAAAATGGGTCAACGATCGCGAAATCCGCAACACAGGCCCTTTCATCGCGGGCAAATCGTTCGGCACGCACAACGCCGTCAAGATTTTCTATTCGCCGGAGGCCTGGGACTGGCTCAAGAAAAGAAATCGTGAAGGCGAGATTGCCGACGGCGCGGTAATCGTCAAAGAGATGTTTCGCGATCCCGCCAAACAGGATGCAAAGCTGCGCGGCTGGACGGTGATGGTCAAAGACCGCAAAGCGTCATTCGACGGTTGGTACTGGTCTTATCATGCGCCGGGCTACACGCCTGACAATCCCGCCATCGATTATCCAGACTCAGGTTTTGGTCTTTACTGTTTGCGCTGTCACGCGTCAGCGGCGAAGGAATCGACATTCATCGATCTGCGAAACGTCGAACACGATCCGATCACTTTCAGAATTGCGTCGCCGCCGCCGCTTCCGGGCGCCGTCTTCCAGGACCCCAAGAACGAACATCAGCAGATGGCGGAAACCAGTCCGTTTGCGGTGGGTCAATTTGCGAAGCCGCGGGAAAGTCCGGATCCGAATTTCCTGAAACTGTTTGCCGGACTGCCAATCGTTTCTTCGAAGTCGGTTAAAAGTTTTCCCGGCGAAGCTTTGGATCACGTTATTCCCGAAGCCGGCGGACCGAAAGGGTTCCTCACGTCGAGCCAATGCCTGGGTTGTCATGGCGCGTCTCCCGAGAACATGGCTCTGCAGTACGGCGCTTACGGAAACAAGCCAGTCAATCTTTCGCAGTACACAGAGTGGCGCGCTTCGCTGATGGGCCTGTCGGGTCGCGATCCGATTTTTCACGCCCAGCTCGAGTCGGAAAAGACTCTTTATCCGTCGCAGGCGTCATTCTTCGACAACACTTGTTACCGATGTCACGGCGTGATGGGCCAGCGTCAGGTCGAATCTGACAAAGGCAAGCCGTTCGCGCACGATATGGTTTATGCGCTGCCGGACGAGCCGGATGGAAAGTATGGCGCGCTGGCGCGCGACGGCGTCTCTTGCAGCGCCTGCCATCGCATTTCGAAAGATGACCTCGGCAAGCCGGAAACTTTCACCGGCAAGTTCAAACTTGACCCTCCCGACGTGACGAACGGGCCGTACGAGAAACCGACGGAACTGCCGATGAAAAACGCGCTCGGAATTACTCCGCGCGAAACGCCGCACATTAAAACTTCCGCGCTATGCGGCAGTTGCCACACGGTCATCCTTCCCGTTTTTGATAAGAACGGCCGCCAGGTTAAAGACAAGAACGGCAAGCCAAAAGAATTTCACGAGCAGATGACTTATCCCGAATGGCAGAACAGTGTCTACCAGAACGAGCGCGAGCCAATCGATCGCGCGCAGGCGAAGACCTGTCAGGATTGTCACATGCCCACGAAGCTGCGCGATCTCGATCTTTCGTTTCGCATCGCGAACATCGAAGACGAGACATATCCGTTTACGGACGGCCGCGCGCCAAACAAAGACATCACTTTGCAGGTCCGCCCCAAATACGCGCGTCACACCCTGGTCGCGTTGAATCAGTTCGGCCAGATGATGTTCCAGCAGTTTCCTGACATCCTGGGCATCCGCACTTCCGATTATATGTTCGCTCAAGGCGCGCTCGGGCTGATCACCGCGCAACGTTCAAGCACTGAGATGGCGCGCGAACAGACGGCGAAGATTTCCGTTACGTCCCTAAAACAAGCTGATCAATTCATTGAAGCGCAGGTTCGTGTTGAGAATCTCGCCGGTCACAGTCTTCCGTCCGGGGTGGCATTTCGTCGCGCGTTTCTTACTTTCGAAGCACTGGACGAAAAGGGCAATGTCGTCTGGGCGTCAGGCCGCACGAACAGTGTCGGCGGGATCGTGAAAGGTACGAGTGAAGAAGTTCTGCCGACGGAATTCTTTTTCGATCCCGCCACGCGCAAGCAGGTGTGGCAACCGCATCATCAGACGATCAGCAACGAGTCGCAGGCGCAGATTTACGAAGAAATCGTTGCCGACCCGGAAGGAAAGATCACCACGAGTTTCGTCGGACTGGATCATGCGCTGAAGAACAATCGCTTTTTACCGAAGGGTTGGCGGACGGACGGACCGCTTGCCGAATTCACCGCACCGCATGGCGACGCCGAGCACGATCCTGACTACAACGGAAAGTCCGGCGCAACGGGCGCTGACAATCTCACTTATCGGATTCCGCTAAACGAACGGACGCGCGCAATCGTCGTGGTGCGCGTCACGCTCAACTATCAAGCCATTCCGCCTTACTACTTGAAGCAGCGGTTCGAGACTGGCCGTGGTCCCGAGACGCAGCGACTTGCCTATCTCGCGAGTCATCTCACCGTTGAAGGCACGCCGGTCGAAGGTTGGAAGCTGCCGCTGGTGTGCGCGACGCGTGGAATAAGGGATGCGAGCAGCGCGGCGTGCCCATGA
- a CDS encoding cyclic nucleotide-binding domain-containing protein, which produces MDYTLLIGQLSGHLASILTMIAYLLRDILWLRFLTILSCFAGIIFNYVVPATPLWTVIWWNVLFAVINIVQIAIIIRERTGIDFTEEEKELHDTLFKNFAPFEFMKLMRIGHWRQVAPGDILAVEGQTLDEVMMIYNGRLSVERGGQVFAELLDGNFIGEVSFISGGAATATVRAVEPTRYLAWSKKEIDGLLNRNPTMRLAMQALLSSDLSRKLARRAPSFEAKIPVIVSTESGSDRIDKRSG; this is translated from the coding sequence ATGGATTACACACTCTTAATCGGTCAGCTCTCCGGGCACCTTGCTTCCATCCTGACGATGATCGCGTATCTGTTACGCGACATTCTCTGGCTGCGCTTTCTCACAATCCTCTCGTGTTTTGCCGGCATCATTTTCAACTATGTCGTGCCCGCGACGCCTTTGTGGACGGTGATTTGGTGGAACGTGCTGTTCGCGGTCATTAACATTGTCCAAATCGCCATCATCATCCGCGAACGTACCGGAATCGACTTCACTGAAGAAGAAAAGGAACTGCACGACACGCTCTTCAAGAATTTCGCGCCGTTTGAGTTCATGAAGTTGATGCGCATCGGTCACTGGCGACAGGTTGCGCCCGGCGACATCCTGGCGGTTGAAGGACAGACGCTCGATGAAGTGATGATGATTTACAACGGGCGGCTTTCGGTCGAACGCGGCGGCCAGGTGTTCGCGGAGTTGCTGGACGGCAACTTCATCGGCGAAGTGAGTTTCATCAGCGGCGGCGCCGCGACCGCGACCGTGCGCGCCGTTGAACCAACGCGTTACCTGGCCTGGTCAAAGAAAGAGATCGACGGGCTTCTGAATCGGAATCCCACCATGCGGCTGGCCATGCAGGCGCTGTTAAGCAGCGATTTGAGCAGAAAGCTAGCGCGACGTGCGCCGTCGTTTGAAGCCAAGATTCCGGTGATTGTCAGCACCG